The DNA window TCGATTTCCAGCTGGCGATTGGCGCGAATCACGCTGTGGCAGGCCATCGTCGCTAAACGCTCTTCGAGATGTTGGCGCAGCTTGGCTGAGGTGTCGACCTCGGCGAGTTCCGAAACCATCTGGCGCATCAGCTGGCTGAAGTCTCCCTCGGGCAAAAGCGCCGGCACCGAAGTGATCGCATACGCGTCCGGGCCGAACGGCACGAGGCTAAAACCGATCTGTTCCAACAGCGGCAATTTCTCTTCGACCAACATCATCTCGCCGGCGCTCAGCGCCACCGATTGCGGAATCAGTAAATGCTGGCGCGCGACCTCACCGCTATTCAATTGTGCGCGCAACTTCTCGAACCCGACCCGCTCATGGGCGGCATGCTGGTCGACTAACGCCAAGCCGTGGGACGAAGCGCACACCAGATAGCAGCCGAGGATCTGTCCCAAAACCGTGAGCGAGGAAAAAAATCCCTGGTCGGGCATCATTTGGAGTTGTTGCGATTGCGCCGGCACGAAAAACGGCTGCTCGCGGAAATGCGTCGATCCGTAGGAAGAAACCGGCGGCAGCGAATAGGCCAAAGCCGATTCGCGCACCCCTGTGAACGAAGGCATCGTCGACGCATAACTGTGCAGCGACGGCTCCTTGGCTTCGACCCGGAGCGCCTGGCGAATCACCCGCGACACCGCTTCGTGGACATCGGACTGGCGGCGAAAGCGCACTTCGTATTTTGCCGGATGGACGTTGACGTCGACTTCGGCGAAAGGAATTTCCAAGAATAATAATACCGCGGGATACTGGCCTTTCATCAGCAGCGTGTCGTAACCCTGCATCACCGCGTGGGTGATGACTTTGTCGCGCACATAGCGCCGGTTGACGAAGGTGTAAACATGGCGCGCGTTGGGAAAAGAAGTCGGCGCCGAACTTAGATAGCCGCTAACGCGCAGCTCGTTCTGCCCGCCGTCGAAGCGCGTCATACTTTTGGCGACATCGCGGCCGAGGACCTGCTGCAAACGATCCTTGGCGTCGCCGACCGCGACGTAGTCCGCGATCG is part of the Deltaproteobacteria bacterium genome and encodes:
- the mutL gene encoding DNA mismatch repair endonuclease MutL, with the translated sequence MKIQVLSDEMASRIAAGEVVERPASVVKELMENSLDAGASEIFVWIEKAGTTLIRITDNGEGMAPEDLALAVERHATSKLKDDEDLFHIATLGFRGEALPSVGSVAKMEIVSRPAAAASGHRLRVDGGKKDEVHAAPAAGGTTIEIKDIFFNTPARKKFLKAPATELSHICDVVNRLALARHDVHFRLQHDGRTIADYVAVGDAKDRLQQVLGRDVAKSMTRFDGGQNELRVSGYLSSAPTSFPNARHVYTFVNRRYVRDKVITHAVMQGYDTLLMKGQYPAVLLFLEIPFAEVDVNVHPAKYEVRFRRQSDVHEAVSRVIRQALRVEAKEPSLHSYASTMPSFTGVRESALAYSLPPVSSYGSTHFREQPFFVPAQSQQLQMMPDQGFFSSLTVLGQILGCYLVCASSHGLALVDQHAAHERVGFEKLRAQLNSGEVARQHLLIPQSVALSAGEMMLVEEKLPLLEQIGFSLVPFGPDAYAITSVPALLPEGDFSQLMRQMVSELAEVDTSAKLRQHLEERLATMACHSVIRANRQLEIDEMRALLRELDQIPFATQCPHGRPVLLEFSRDELERMFKRVV